In one window of Dokdonia sp. PRO95 DNA:
- a CDS encoding CsgG/HfaB family protein, with the protein MKLFTRLVCLFSSLLLASCGAYFNQPFNQTSARVGELSKSSNKLLDLPEAASKVEVAVYNFSDQTGQFKPVENGSTFSTAVTQGGTTILIKALEDSGWFKPIERENLSNLSTERNIIRNTKKEYIKNLNPNEPPLPPLLYAGLILEGGIISYDTNIVTGGIGARYFGLGGSAQYRQDRITIYLRAVKTTNGEILKTIYVSKTILSQALDASFFRFVKFQRLLEAETGITQSEPVQIAVKDAIEKAVHDLVLEGIENEYWSSKQGSAVNDSLVAKYREEKSLEESQGLYDRMFVKNDYNNYVSLDAGVNLIDGDYVPKKLGLLGRLSYEKSISNSFSLNLAGSVFQINNGDVLKNYFGSIDLNSKMYLLPNDNFGPYIYGGPGVVIDGVNSSEDGLSLGEAFVKLQYGGGLQYKLSPRLHFNAFAEHNIMLDDELDGVSQGKRDDFYFTFGVGLKYGFSFKKKKIAIQNK; encoded by the coding sequence ATGAAATTATTTACAAGGCTGGTATGTTTGTTCAGTTCATTGCTTCTCGCTTCTTGTGGAGCTTATTTTAACCAACCATTTAATCAAACTTCTGCTAGAGTAGGAGAGTTGTCAAAATCGTCAAATAAACTACTTGATTTACCAGAAGCAGCTTCTAAAGTTGAGGTCGCTGTATATAATTTCAGTGATCAAACAGGTCAATTTAAGCCTGTTGAAAACGGTAGTACTTTCAGTACAGCCGTGACTCAAGGTGGTACTACAATTTTAATAAAAGCTCTTGAAGATAGTGGCTGGTTCAAGCCTATTGAACGTGAGAATTTATCAAACCTCTCTACAGAGCGAAATATTATACGTAACACAAAAAAAGAATATATCAAAAACCTCAACCCGAACGAGCCTCCGTTACCACCTTTATTATATGCAGGACTAATCTTAGAAGGAGGGATAATCTCTTACGACACTAATATCGTGACCGGTGGAATAGGTGCGAGGTACTTTGGGCTAGGGGGTTCAGCGCAGTATAGACAGGATCGTATTACGATATATTTAAGAGCTGTCAAAACTACAAATGGAGAGATTTTGAAAACGATTTATGTTTCTAAAACTATATTGTCACAAGCTCTAGATGCTAGTTTTTTTAGATTCGTTAAGTTTCAAAGACTTCTAGAAGCAGAAACAGGGATTACTCAAAGTGAACCTGTGCAAATCGCTGTAAAAGATGCTATAGAAAAAGCAGTACATGATTTAGTATTAGAAGGAATAGAAAATGAGTATTGGAGTTCTAAGCAGGGAAGCGCTGTAAATGATAGTCTTGTAGCAAAGTATAGAGAAGAAAAATCGCTTGAGGAATCTCAAGGGTTATATGACCGTATGTTTGTTAAAAACGATTATAATAATTACGTGTCACTGGATGCAGGTGTTAACTTAATAGATGGTGATTATGTCCCTAAAAAACTAGGTTTGTTAGGTAGGTTATCTTACGAAAAGAGCATTTCAAATTCATTTAGCTTAAATCTAGCTGGAAGTGTATTTCAAATTAATAATGGAGATGTTCTGAAAAATTATTTTGGAAGTATTGACTTAAACTCAAAAATGTACTTACTGCCTAACGACAATTTTGGACCCTATATTTATGGCGGTCCGGGAGTAGTTATAGACGGTGTGAATTCTAGTGAGGATGGTCTATCATTAGGTGAAGCATTTGTCAAATTACAGTATGGGGGAGGGCTCCAATATAAACTTTCTCCTAGATTGCATTTTAATGCTTTTGCCGAGCATAACATTATGTTGGATGATGAATTAGATGGTGTTTCTCAAGGTAAAAGAGATGACTTTTATTTCACATTTGGAGTTGGACTGAAGTACGGCTTTAGTTTCAAGAAGAAGAAAATAGCAATACAAAATAAATAA
- a CDS encoding curli assembly protein CsgF produces the protein MRTFFIVVAFSFYGSICVGQQFSYKPKNPFFGGDTFNYQQLLSSAAAQNGLTATTTAQEQESDLDRFGRDLSGQLLNRIERELSAAQLDGLNITEEGTFTFGNLNVEVFETFEGLVINILDTTNGEETQVIVPN, from the coding sequence ATGAGAACATTTTTTATAGTAGTAGCGTTTTCTTTTTATGGGAGTATATGTGTTGGTCAGCAATTTTCATATAAGCCTAAAAATCCATTTTTTGGAGGAGATACGTTCAATTATCAACAATTATTAAGTTCTGCAGCAGCTCAAAATGGCTTGACCGCAACGACAACCGCTCAAGAACAAGAATCAGATCTTGATAGATTTGGAAGAGATTTAAGTGGTCAATTGCTTAACCGAATAGAAAGAGAATTATCTGCCGCACAATTAGATGGACTCAACATAACAGAAGAAGGCACTTTTACATTTGGTAATCTTAATGTAGAAGTTTTTGAAACATTTGAGGGCTTGGTAATTAATATTCTTGACACCACAAATGGGGAAGAAACCCAAGTTATAGTTCCAAATTAA
- a CDS encoding CsgE family curli-type amyloid fiber assembly protein, with the protein MTDIRQILALVIMLLWSTMSVSQFYNKEVKAEIRVQRNSEFLEFFAIAENKTPSDLSLTYDFMIFQTDDDGEVNKTNEQKRFEIKGRERKVLRSLSLSNSFTNKVVIAFLIYDLDGKPVGKYRIELPQGSQTKASENEKLSKVSKDQEVAQDGFEINGLVIQKTITKAGRDFYKFFYSDYYNKGIKTNKNIIIVEIPGRQRSTRISVKVGDKVVWQFFSQPKKTFLQEMASLAMSRCIVQLQNLERQKEDYLRY; encoded by the coding sequence ATGACAGACATACGCCAAATACTAGCTCTAGTTATTATGTTGTTGTGGTCCACAATGTCTGTAAGTCAGTTTTATAATAAAGAAGTAAAGGCAGAAATAAGAGTGCAGAGAAATAGTGAGTTTTTAGAGTTCTTTGCTATTGCCGAAAATAAAACACCATCTGATCTATCGTTAACATATGATTTTATGATATTTCAGACAGATGATGATGGAGAGGTAAATAAAACTAATGAGCAAAAGAGGTTTGAGATAAAAGGTAGAGAAAGAAAAGTTTTGAGGTCATTATCACTTAGTAACTCTTTTACAAATAAAGTAGTGATCGCCTTTTTGATTTACGACCTTGATGGAAAACCCGTTGGTAAATATAGAATTGAACTTCCCCAAGGAAGTCAAACCAAGGCCAGTGAAAATGAAAAATTAAGTAAAGTTTCAAAGGATCAAGAAGTTGCTCAAGATGGATTTGAAATTAATGGGCTTGTTATTCAAAAGACAATAACAAAAGCCGGTAGAGATTTTTATAAATTCTTTTACAGTGATTATTACAATAAGGGAATAAAAACAAATAAGAATATTATAATTGTGGAAATCCCAGGAAGACAGAGGTCTACTAGAATTAGCGTTAAAGTGGGTGATAAAGTTGTATGGCAGTTTTTTTCACAACCAAAGAAAACATTCTTACAAGAAATGGCTTCTCTAGCCATGAGTAGATGTATCGTACAGTTGCAAAATTTAGAAAGACAAAAAGAGGATTATTTAAGATATTAA
- a CDS encoding glutamine synthetase III has protein sequence MSKIRFKALHDVQHRPAITFDTLGRPSSLFKSNVFGEQAMRQFLSKSTIDSVQTAIRKGDNIDRITADAIATGMKSWALEKGATHYTHWFQPLTGATAEKHDAFFEITSDGHVIDKFDGGQLAQQEPDASSFPNGGIRNTFEARGYTAWDPTSPAFIYDNTLCIPTVFVAYTGEALDYKTPLLKALNTIDQAATAVAQYFNKNVNKVTATLGWEQEFFLIDASLAAARPDLMLTGRTLLGHAAAKGQQLDDHYFGSIPIRVLAYLKELEQECLLLGIPLKTRHNEVAPNQFEMAPIFEEANLAVDHNALLMDVMQKVAQRHHFKVLFHEKPFENINGSGKHNNWSLATDTGVNLLSPGTTPMKNLQFLTFFVNTIKAVCEHEALLRASIASAGNDYRLGANEAPPAIISVFIGSQLTQVLDELEKVTDGKLSPQEKTDLKLNVIGKIPEILLDNTDRNRTSPFAFTGNKFEFRAVGATANCANPMTVLNAIVAQQLIAFKKEVDALIDNKDMKKDDAIFNILREYIKDSKKIRFEGDGYGAPWEKEAKKRKLSNNKTTVSALEARVSKKTVALFESLNIMNNVEIQARYEIELEEYVKRIQIESRVLGDVARNHIIPTALRYQNVLIDNVRGLKEIYGEDFAAFAKAQTSIIKSISDHTASINSLITEMINARKEANDLDIKNKATNYAEEVKPFFKAIRRDCDKLELLVEDELWPLPKYRELLFVN, from the coding sequence ATGTCAAAAATCCGTTTTAAAGCCTTGCATGATGTGCAGCATAGACCAGCCATCACTTTTGATACTTTAGGAAGACCATCTTCATTATTTAAGTCTAATGTGTTTGGAGAGCAGGCCATGCGCCAATTTTTGTCTAAATCTACTATAGACAGTGTACAGACAGCTATAAGGAAAGGCGATAACATAGATCGCATAACTGCAGATGCTATTGCTACAGGAATGAAATCTTGGGCGCTTGAAAAAGGAGCTACGCATTACACTCATTGGTTTCAACCGTTAACGGGTGCCACGGCAGAAAAGCATGATGCTTTTTTTGAAATCACATCAGACGGTCACGTTATAGATAAATTTGACGGTGGGCAGCTTGCACAACAAGAACCAGATGCCTCAAGCTTTCCTAATGGAGGCATACGTAACACTTTTGAAGCAAGGGGTTATACCGCATGGGATCCTACATCACCAGCATTTATATATGACAACACCTTGTGTATTCCAACGGTTTTTGTGGCATATACAGGAGAGGCACTTGATTATAAGACACCTTTATTAAAAGCTCTAAACACGATTGATCAAGCTGCTACAGCAGTAGCTCAATATTTTAATAAAAATGTAAATAAAGTAACAGCGACTCTAGGGTGGGAGCAAGAGTTTTTTCTTATAGATGCATCACTAGCAGCTGCGAGACCAGACTTGATGCTTACGGGGAGAACACTTTTAGGTCATGCTGCCGCAAAAGGACAGCAACTCGATGATCATTACTTTGGATCTATTCCTATCAGGGTGCTGGCATATTTAAAGGAGCTGGAGCAAGAATGCTTGTTATTAGGTATCCCTTTAAAGACAAGGCACAATGAAGTAGCGCCTAATCAATTTGAGATGGCTCCTATTTTTGAAGAAGCAAACCTAGCAGTAGATCATAATGCATTACTCATGGATGTAATGCAAAAAGTAGCGCAACGTCATCATTTTAAGGTTCTCTTTCATGAGAAACCGTTTGAAAATATAAATGGTAGTGGTAAACATAATAACTGGTCACTAGCTACAGACACAGGAGTGAATCTTTTGAGTCCAGGTACCACTCCAATGAAAAATTTACAATTCCTCACCTTTTTTGTAAATACTATTAAAGCCGTTTGTGAGCATGAAGCTTTACTTAGAGCCTCTATCGCTAGTGCAGGAAATGATTACCGTCTTGGAGCAAACGAAGCGCCGCCAGCAATTATATCAGTATTTATAGGTTCTCAACTCACACAAGTGCTTGATGAGCTCGAGAAAGTAACAGATGGAAAACTATCTCCACAAGAAAAAACAGATCTTAAACTTAATGTAATAGGTAAGATCCCTGAGATTTTGCTTGATAATACAGATCGTAATCGTACCTCACCTTTTGCGTTTACAGGTAATAAGTTTGAGTTTAGAGCTGTAGGTGCTACTGCAAATTGTGCAAACCCTATGACTGTGCTTAATGCTATTGTTGCTCAACAACTTATAGCTTTTAAAAAGGAGGTAGATGCTCTTATAGACAATAAGGACATGAAAAAGGATGATGCAATCTTTAATATCCTTAGGGAATATATAAAGGACAGTAAGAAAATAAGATTTGAAGGAGATGGATATGGTGCCCCTTGGGAAAAAGAAGCAAAAAAGCGCAAGCTTAGCAATAATAAGACTACAGTATCTGCTCTTGAAGCTCGAGTGAGTAAGAAAACAGTAGCATTATTTGAGTCCTTAAACATCATGAATAATGTTGAGATTCAAGCACGATACGAGATTGAGTTAGAAGAGTATGTAAAACGCATACAGATAGAGAGCCGAGTGCTAGGCGATGTAGCTCGTAATCATATAATCCCTACGGCCCTGAGATATCAAAATGTATTGATAGACAATGTAAGAGGCTTGAAAGAGATATATGGTGAAGATTTTGCCGCTTTCGCGAAAGCGCAAACATCCATTATTAAATCAATCTCAGATCATACAGCTAGTATTAATAGTCTCATAACAGAAATGATTAATGCTCGCAAAGAAGCAAACGATCTTGATATTAAAAACAAGGCAACTAATTATGCTGAGGAGGTGAAGCCATTTTTTAAGGCTATTAGGAGAGATTGTGATAAACTTGAGCTTCTAGTAGAGGATGAACTGTGGCCACTGCCAAAATATAGAGAATTACTCTTCGTAAATTAA
- a CDS encoding glutamine synthetase beta-grasp domain-containing protein — MSKSKLEYIWLDGYTPTQNMRSKTKVVNDFSGKLEDCPIWSFDGSSTKQASGGASDCLLKPVAIYPDPQRANGFLVMTEVLSADGTPHESNHRAKIDDNDNDFWFGFEQEYFIMDRETQLPLGFPIGGYPGPQGMYYCSVGGRHTHGRDFVEEHADLCIEAGLNFEGINQEVASGQWEYQLFAKGAKKAGDEIWVSRYLLDRLTEQYGWYIEYHPKPVKGDWNGSGMHANFSNTTLRTCGSEETYNKICEAFRPVTKEHIKAYGAHNEERLTGDHETAAITDFSYGVSDRGASLRIPIITVEQGWKGWLEDRRPASNADPYRVAGRIIETVKTAKV, encoded by the coding sequence ATGAGTAAGTCAAAACTAGAATACATTTGGTTAGACGGGTATACACCCACACAAAATATGAGAAGCAAGACTAAAGTTGTAAATGACTTTAGCGGAAAATTAGAAGATTGCCCTATATGGTCTTTTGATGGGTCTTCTACTAAGCAAGCATCTGGAGGAGCTTCAGATTGTCTTCTAAAGCCAGTTGCAATCTACCCAGATCCACAACGTGCAAATGGATTTTTAGTAATGACTGAGGTTTTAAGTGCAGATGGTACACCTCACGAATCAAATCATAGAGCAAAAATAGATGATAATGATAATGATTTCTGGTTCGGTTTTGAACAAGAATACTTTATCATGGACAGAGAGACTCAATTACCTTTAGGTTTTCCAATAGGTGGATACCCAGGACCACAAGGAATGTACTACTGTTCTGTAGGTGGTCGCCATACACACGGTCGTGATTTTGTAGAAGAACACGCAGATCTTTGTATCGAGGCTGGTCTTAACTTTGAAGGAATTAACCAAGAGGTTGCTTCTGGACAATGGGAATACCAACTATTTGCAAAAGGTGCAAAAAAAGCTGGAGATGAGATATGGGTATCACGTTACCTTCTAGATCGTCTTACTGAGCAGTACGGATGGTACATTGAGTATCACCCTAAACCAGTAAAAGGTGACTGGAATGGTTCTGGTATGCACGCAAACTTCTCAAACACAACACTAAGAACTTGTGGATCTGAGGAAACTTACAATAAGATTTGTGAGGCATTCCGCCCAGTAACAAAAGAACACATTAAAGCATACGGAGCTCACAATGAAGAGCGCCTTACAGGAGATCACGAGACTGCTGCTATTACAGACTTCTCTTATGGAGTATCAGATCGTGGAGCATCGTTACGTATTCCTATTATTACCGTAGAGCAAGGATGGAAAGGATGGTTAGAAGATCGTCGTCCAGCTTCAAACGCAGATCCATACCGCGTAGCAGGTCGTATTATCGAGACTGTAAAAACTGCAAAGGTTTAA
- a CDS encoding calcium/sodium antiporter, with product MSIFYILVGLVLLVVGGEFLVRASVGLSFKLNLSKMVIGLTVVSFATSAPELLVSVQAALDGSSDIALGNVIGSNIANIGLVLGITAVISALAIDRDFYRFNWPVMMFFSLALFFLLSNDGKLTAAEGGGLLVTLAVYLYFLLRRARKSAVLEEGDGVDEGLGQASYFKIILWLIIGGAALYFGSEWLVSGAKDLATAVGISEYAISVTVIAIGTSVPELAASVIAALKKEKAISLGNLIGSNIFNIASVLGFTSLIKDINVVDDAILGTNIYWMIGFAAILLPLAFIPAKLQIGRIKGLVLVGAYILFIALAFAG from the coding sequence ATGAGCATATTTTATATTCTAGTAGGTTTAGTATTACTAGTAGTAGGAGGGGAGTTTTTAGTAAGAGCATCTGTGGGGTTGTCGTTTAAACTCAATCTTTCTAAAATGGTGATAGGCCTTACTGTTGTTTCCTTTGCAACCTCTGCGCCAGAGTTATTAGTAAGTGTACAAGCAGCGCTAGACGGTAGTTCTGATATTGCGCTAGGTAATGTAATTGGATCTAATATTGCAAATATAGGTCTCGTTCTAGGTATCACTGCGGTTATTTCGGCACTTGCGATAGACCGTGATTTTTATCGTTTTAACTGGCCTGTGATGATGTTCTTTTCTCTCGCCTTGTTTTTTTTACTATCAAATGATGGAAAGCTTACCGCTGCCGAAGGTGGAGGCTTGCTTGTTACACTTGCTGTATATTTATATTTCTTATTACGTAGAGCAAGAAAAAGTGCTGTGCTTGAAGAAGGCGATGGGGTAGATGAGGGATTGGGACAGGCGTCTTATTTCAAAATAATACTATGGCTTATTATAGGTGGTGCAGCGTTATATTTTGGTTCTGAGTGGCTCGTTTCTGGAGCAAAAGATCTTGCAACGGCTGTGGGTATTAGTGAGTATGCTATTTCTGTTACTGTTATCGCAATAGGTACTAGTGTTCCAGAACTTGCGGCATCTGTTATTGCTGCTTTAAAGAAGGAGAAAGCTATATCACTAGGGAATCTTATAGGTTCTAATATTTTTAACATTGCGTCAGTGTTAGGCTTTACATCCCTTATCAAGGACATAAACGTAGTAGATGATGCTATTTTAGGAACTAATATTTACTGGATGATAGGTTTTGCTGCCATTTTATTGCCACTTGCTTTTATTCCTGCCAAGCTACAAATAGGTAGAATAAAAGGCTTAGTCCTTGTAGGAGCTTATATATTATTTATAGCGCTTGCATTTGCAGGATAA